The Pseudomonas sp. FP2309 genome has a window encoding:
- a CDS encoding DUF3313 domain-containing protein has translation MKLRLTISTLCIAALGMTGCASKVTQPDEYSGFLSDYSQLKEAKSPSGAEVMRWVDPKLDLSRYSAVYIEPTQFYPKPQATAKIPDSTLNGINSYFNQALKRELAKSLPLANGPGPGVIVVRAAITAVSSRAEGLKPYEFIPVALVAAAVSTGTGIRDQETTLGTEAQFLDGANGKVLAQVVRKGTGKPLENDSQVMKADDVKNVIDGWASDLHQSYVKFKKR, from the coding sequence ATGAAACTAAGGCTAACGATCAGCACGCTGTGCATCGCCGCGCTCGGCATGACCGGATGTGCCAGCAAGGTCACGCAACCGGATGAGTATTCAGGATTTCTCTCCGACTACAGTCAACTGAAAGAGGCCAAGTCACCTTCGGGTGCCGAGGTGATGCGTTGGGTCGATCCCAAGCTGGACCTGAGCCGCTACAGCGCGGTGTACATCGAACCCACCCAGTTCTACCCCAAGCCCCAAGCCACCGCAAAAATCCCGGACAGTACCCTCAACGGTATCAACAGCTATTTCAATCAGGCGCTCAAGCGTGAGTTGGCCAAGTCACTGCCGTTGGCGAATGGTCCGGGTCCGGGAGTGATCGTGGTACGGGCGGCCATCACCGCCGTCAGCAGCAGGGCCGAAGGCCTCAAACCTTATGAGTTCATCCCGGTGGCCCTGGTCGCCGCTGCGGTGAGTACCGGCACCGGCATTCGTGACCAGGAAACCACCTTGGGCACCGAGGCACAGTTCCTGGACGGCGCCAACGGCAAAGTATTGGCCCAAGTGGTGCGTAAAGGCACCGGCAAGCCGCTGGAAAACGACTCGCAAGTGATGAAGGCCGATGACGTGAAAAACGTGATCGATGGCTGGGCGTCCGACCTGCATCAGTCTTATGTGAAGTTTAAAAAGCGCTAG
- a CDS encoding aspartate/glutamate racemase family protein — protein MRTIGLIGGMSWESSAEYYRIINQRVRDQLGPLRSAPLLMYSVDFGPVEQAQHAGRWDDTALILEDAARRLQAGGAECVVLCTNTMHKLAPRIETAVSIPFLHIADAAGVAAVKAGTLTVGLLGTAFTMEQDFLTARLAEHGLTVLVPDADERQDVHRIIYEELCVGVISDTSRQIYQRVIESLAARGAQAIILGCTEIGLLIKSEHSDLPLLDTTELHARAAVAFALQD, from the coding sequence ATGCGCACTATCGGCCTAATCGGCGGCATGAGCTGGGAGTCCAGCGCCGAGTATTACCGCATCATCAACCAGCGCGTGCGCGATCAGCTCGGCCCGCTGCGCTCGGCACCACTGTTGATGTACAGCGTCGACTTCGGGCCGGTGGAGCAAGCCCAGCATGCGGGGCGCTGGGATGACACCGCGCTGATCCTCGAAGACGCCGCGCGCCGCTTGCAGGCCGGCGGTGCGGAGTGTGTGGTGCTGTGTACCAACACCATGCACAAGCTGGCGCCACGCATTGAGACGGCGGTGTCGATTCCGTTCCTGCATATCGCCGATGCCGCCGGCGTGGCTGCCGTGAAAGCCGGCACGCTGACGGTCGGCCTGTTGGGCACGGCGTTTACCATGGAGCAGGATTTTCTCACCGCCCGCCTGGCGGAGCACGGCCTGACCGTGCTGGTGCCGGACGCGGATGAACGCCAGGACGTGCACCGCATCATCTATGAGGAGTTGTGCGTGGGCGTGATCAGCGACACTTCACGCCAGATCTATCAACGGGTGATCGAGTCACTGGCCGCCCGTGGTGCCCAGGCGATCATCCTCGGCTGCACGGAAATCGGCCTGTTGATCAAGTCCGAACACAGCGACCTGCCGCTGTTGGACACCACCGAGTTGCATGCGCGGGCTGCGGTGGCGTTTGCCTTGCAGGACTAA
- a CDS encoding DUF1176 domain-containing protein, producing MLRPALLALLLSSTVTLVQANPETVPLLRETKQWVTGCDNLRNCHALSAPNGVDEEDDSSLTLHIWHQAGSQGFLRLRFDHRGEALDLSTVLLDGHPLDPALTRELQVELDDQGGDPDVQSYGVIDDAAARQWLQRLRNGQRLQLPGDAQAHVSLSGLSASLLLMDAVQGRVDNITALARPGKGAASAVPARLPTPVLRKFPGAPALTSEEQNGLVAAALRPITPEVNGTGGDPEASVGALTAQQAMTVVRYDCAAYNCEYDVLSRERHAPYAETPLAIEPLPLDGAALQGSLGYEPATGTLSYFYKQRGIGDCGGGGVWVYDGKAFQLSEFRMMPRCTGVAYADWPALWTTVPAP from the coding sequence ATGCTGCGCCCCGCACTGCTGGCCTTGCTGCTGAGCAGCACCGTCACCCTCGTTCAAGCCAATCCTGAAACCGTCCCGCTGCTACGCGAAACCAAGCAGTGGGTCACCGGTTGTGACAACCTGCGCAATTGCCACGCCCTCAGCGCGCCCAACGGCGTCGATGAAGAGGACGACAGCTCGCTGACCCTGCATATCTGGCATCAGGCCGGTTCGCAAGGCTTCCTGCGTTTGCGCTTCGACCACCGCGGCGAGGCGCTGGACCTGTCCACGGTACTGCTGGACGGCCACCCGCTGGATCCGGCCCTGACCCGAGAACTGCAGGTCGAGTTGGACGATCAGGGCGGCGATCCCGACGTGCAGTCCTATGGCGTCATTGACGATGCTGCGGCCCGGCAATGGCTGCAACGCCTGCGCAATGGTCAACGCCTGCAACTGCCGGGTGATGCACAGGCCCATGTGTCGCTGAGTGGGCTGAGCGCTTCGCTGCTGTTGATGGATGCGGTACAGGGGCGGGTGGATAACATCACCGCCTTGGCTCGGCCGGGTAAAGGCGCGGCCAGTGCCGTGCCGGCGCGCCTGCCGACTCCGGTGCTGCGCAAGTTTCCGGGGGCTCCGGCCTTGACGAGCGAGGAACAGAACGGCCTTGTCGCTGCGGCGTTGCGCCCGATCACGCCAGAGGTCAACGGCACCGGCGGCGACCCCGAAGCCAGCGTCGGCGCGCTCACAGCGCAACAAGCAATGACGGTGGTGCGTTATGACTGCGCGGCCTACAACTGTGAGTACGACGTGCTCAGCCGTGAGCGCCACGCGCCGTATGCCGAAACACCCCTGGCGATTGAACCCTTGCCACTGGATGGCGCAGCGCTGCAAGGCTCGTTGGGTTATGAGCCGGCCACCGGCACCTTGAGTTACTTCTACAAACAACGCGGCATCGGCGACTGCGGCGGTGGTGGGGTGTGGGTGTATGACGGCAAGGCCTTCCAGCTCAGCGAGTTTCGCATGATGCCGCGCTGCACCGGGGTGGCCTACGCCGATTGGCCGGCGTTGTGGACCACCGTGCCGGCGCCCTAG
- a CDS encoding glycerate kinase, whose amino-acid sequence MKIIIAPDSFKDSLSAEGVAQAIAQGLAQVWPDAQLVQCPMADGGEGTVDAVLAACNGELRRERVRGPLGATVEARWGWLAGSHTAIIEMAEASGLQLVAPSQRDACISSTFGTGELIRAALDAGAQRVILAIGGSATNDGGAGAMQALGVQLFDAQDQTLAPGGLALAHLARISLAQVDPRLAQVRVEIAADVNNPLCGPHGASAIFGPQKGANPYQVQQLDAALGHFADCCAQVLPKDVREEPGSGAAGGLGFAAKAFLGAQFRAGVDVVAELVGLDEAVRGADLVITGEGRFDAQTLRGKTPFGVARIARRHNVPVIVIAGTLGDGYEQMYAHGVDAAFALPAGPTSLEQACSEAPRLLRERAADIARVWRVAARR is encoded by the coding sequence ATGAAAATCATCATCGCCCCCGACTCGTTCAAGGACAGCCTGAGTGCCGAAGGCGTTGCCCAGGCCATCGCCCAGGGGCTGGCTCAGGTGTGGCCGGATGCCCAGTTGGTCCAGTGCCCGATGGCGGACGGGGGTGAAGGCACAGTGGACGCAGTACTTGCCGCGTGCAACGGCGAACTGCGTCGCGAGCGGGTACGCGGGCCGCTGGGCGCCACCGTTGAGGCGCGCTGGGGCTGGTTGGCCGGCAGCCACACCGCGATCATCGAAATGGCCGAAGCCAGCGGCCTGCAATTGGTAGCGCCGAGCCAGCGCGACGCCTGCATCAGCAGCACCTTCGGCACCGGGGAGTTGATCCGCGCAGCCCTGGATGCCGGTGCCCAACGCGTCATCCTGGCGATTGGCGGCAGCGCCACCAACGATGGCGGCGCCGGCGCGATGCAGGCCCTGGGTGTGCAACTGTTCGATGCGCAAGACCAAACCCTGGCGCCTGGCGGCCTGGCCTTGGCGCATCTGGCCCGTATCAGCCTCGCACAGGTGGACCCGCGCCTGGCCCAGGTGCGCGTTGAAATCGCCGCAGACGTGAATAACCCGCTGTGCGGCCCCCATGGCGCCTCGGCGATCTTCGGCCCGCAAAAAGGCGCCAATCCATATCAGGTGCAGCAGCTCGATGCCGCCCTCGGCCACTTCGCCGATTGCTGCGCTCAGGTGCTGCCCAAAGACGTGCGTGAAGAACCCGGCAGCGGCGCCGCCGGTGGCTTGGGCTTCGCGGCCAAAGCCTTTCTCGGCGCGCAGTTTCGTGCGGGGGTGGACGTCGTCGCCGAGCTGGTCGGCCTGGATGAAGCGGTGCGTGGCGCCGATCTTGTGATCACTGGCGAGGGCCGCTTCGACGCTCAGACCCTGCGCGGTAAAACCCCGTTTGGCGTGGCACGCATCGCCCGGAGGCACAATGTCCCGGTGATCGTCATCGCCGGCACCCTGGGCGATGGCTATGAGCAGATGTACGCCCACGGCGTGGATGCCGCGTTTGCATTGCCGGCCGGGCCGACCAGCCTGGAACAGGCGTGCAGTGAAGCGCCACGCTTACTGCGCGAGCGGGCTGCCGATATCGCGCGGGTATGGCGCGTTGCCGCCAGGCGCTGA
- a CDS encoding response regulator, whose product MPSPHTILVVEDDAIVRMLIVDVLEELEFTVLEAADAAAALAIVDTTDQVIDLMMTDVGLPDMDGKQLAAKVREQRPALPILFASGYAENIDVPAGMQVIGKPFSIDQLRNKVTSMLPDA is encoded by the coding sequence ATGCCCTCCCCCCACACCATCCTTGTAGTTGAAGACGACGCCATCGTGCGCATGCTGATCGTCGATGTGCTTGAGGAGTTGGAGTTCACAGTGCTTGAAGCCGCTGATGCCGCAGCCGCACTGGCGATCGTTGACACGACTGACCAGGTGATCGACCTGATGATGACCGACGTCGGCCTGCCCGATATGGACGGTAAGCAGCTGGCAGCCAAGGTCCGTGAACAGCGCCCCGCCCTGCCGATCCTGTTCGCCAGCGGCTACGCCGAAAATATCGACGTGCCGGCAGGCATGCAGGTAATCGGCAAGCCGTTCTCGATTGATCAATTGCGCAACAAAGTCACATCGATGCTGCCAGACGCCTGA
- a CDS encoding DUF3829 domain-containing protein has protein sequence MNPKWLLPISLALGLGLLGVAGATKPLQKVQLWLDQRDSPFTAKASALAPIIDCVNRVDRDTRLAYYHSQAPQAQMSTGDTFGDDSEPVPRLIQAAVCSPLFTLKLERLEPGSRLIGLASVYAYRLNKFTALADSVTPMPSRNLSTDTQQMVADVMNKHLQGEVAGAGEAYLQVSTQLRSQLEREDLEVRPAQLALLQARFGRDLQWHLLNYMIAARQAVRQIEQGVRDANLTPHQLADLTEAVREASEDSRRFMNAMPKTRPDERVAYLWYNTKASADAYLDALRTLHQHWLEHAPPQQLSDDYALVTHRYDVLLSFYNRYARNTF, from the coding sequence ATGAATCCAAAATGGTTGCTCCCTATAAGCCTGGCGCTGGGCTTGGGCCTGCTGGGAGTGGCTGGCGCCACCAAGCCCCTGCAAAAGGTGCAATTGTGGCTGGACCAGCGCGACAGCCCTTTCACCGCCAAGGCCAGCGCCCTCGCACCGATCATTGATTGTGTGAACCGCGTCGACCGGGATACGCGCCTGGCGTACTACCACAGCCAGGCGCCACAGGCGCAAATGTCCACTGGCGATACGTTCGGCGACGACAGCGAGCCCGTTCCGCGCCTGATTCAGGCGGCGGTGTGCTCCCCATTATTCACGCTGAAACTGGAACGTCTGGAACCCGGCAGTCGCTTGATCGGCCTCGCCAGTGTGTACGCCTACAGGCTGAATAAGTTCACAGCGTTGGCGGACAGCGTGACACCCATGCCGTCCCGTAACCTGTCCACCGATACTCAGCAGATGGTCGCTGACGTCATGAACAAGCACCTGCAGGGGGAAGTCGCCGGAGCGGGTGAAGCCTATCTGCAAGTGTCCACACAACTGCGCAGCCAACTGGAACGTGAAGACCTCGAGGTTCGCCCGGCGCAGTTGGCGTTACTGCAAGCCCGTTTTGGACGGGACCTGCAATGGCACCTGCTGAACTACATGATCGCCGCGCGCCAGGCGGTGCGCCAAATCGAACAAGGCGTGCGCGACGCCAACCTTACGCCGCACCAATTGGCCGACCTGACCGAGGCGGTGCGCGAAGCGAGTGAGGACAGCAGGCGCTTTATGAATGCAATGCCGAAAACACGGCCGGATGAGCGGGTGGCATACCTTTGGTACAACACCAAGGCGTCCGCCGATGCGTACCTGGACGCATTGCGCACCCTGCATCAGCACTGGCTGGAGCACGCCCCGCCACAGCAACTGAGCGACGACTACGCCCTCGTCACCCATCGCTACGACGTCCTGCTCAGCTTTTACAACCGGTACGCGCGCAATACCTTCTAG
- a CDS encoding J domain-containing protein produces the protein MTCWNVLGLTPDADTRAIKRQYAALLKKTRPDDDPEGFQRLRDAYETALDWSQTPPAPESEDEASTQERDAPLAQRYASAMTDGTALSLEIHVLQRCVDGDLTAEDSRWAFETFNWLTAWQRLELPGMLVDTLERQQRARLQQPLQQALDQQDEDAFLAIYAARHEHFWMNNHPHAEWFNAWLARLLSHHAYWSGAVFEAVCAGQGWHGGADHNCPPGDWPTLLRRQQGPVFLARQRALAAEPPDSPQQRAARLLLAPMSLGQRRAFAQRFDEYDWKACQALSADIYADHVRVAEAMPGGTVYFWQGWDSAMDTWPWIVALVVSCLVGVLVKAERLAGAIVPTLGQGVLWSIGAVVCAGVAWQAWRPFAHQYRVQDERLSQRLPRWISPTHLPLLPLRDLVPGLVVAVALGYVFGPFASLTLVAVLALIGWIKRPLTNHHSPWTARHPGWAIVGTALCVVAGVTLYAGLNMLDNQHLVTRNQGLQQWTERLCSRMPRNAAQCQAPATQAQWYGQEARR, from the coding sequence ATGACTTGCTGGAATGTCCTTGGCCTGACGCCGGATGCCGATACCCGCGCGATCAAGCGCCAATACGCCGCCTTGCTGAAAAAGACCCGACCGGACGACGATCCGGAGGGTTTCCAGCGCCTGCGTGACGCCTATGAAACGGCGCTGGACTGGAGCCAAACCCCACCGGCGCCGGAGAGTGAGGATGAGGCAAGCACCCAGGAACGGGACGCGCCCCTGGCGCAGCGTTATGCGAGCGCAATGACCGATGGCACAGCGTTGTCCCTGGAAATCCATGTATTGCAACGCTGCGTCGACGGCGATCTCACGGCCGAGGACAGCCGATGGGCGTTCGAGACGTTCAACTGGCTGACCGCCTGGCAACGCCTGGAACTGCCCGGCATGTTGGTAGACACCCTGGAACGCCAGCAACGCGCGCGGCTGCAGCAACCGTTGCAGCAGGCTCTCGATCAGCAGGATGAGGACGCGTTCCTGGCGATCTATGCGGCCCGTCATGAGCATTTCTGGATGAACAACCATCCCCATGCCGAGTGGTTCAACGCGTGGTTGGCCAGGCTGCTCTCCCATCATGCCTACTGGTCCGGCGCAGTATTCGAAGCGGTCTGTGCGGGGCAAGGCTGGCATGGCGGCGCTGATCACAATTGCCCGCCTGGCGATTGGCCCACGCTGTTGCGGCGCCAGCAAGGGCCGGTGTTTTTGGCGCGCCAACGCGCATTGGCCGCAGAACCGCCCGACAGTCCACAACAGCGCGCCGCGCGCTTGCTGCTGGCGCCGATGAGCCTGGGCCAGCGCCGCGCGTTCGCCCAACGGTTCGATGAGTACGACTGGAAAGCCTGTCAAGCGCTCAGCGCCGACATCTACGCCGACCACGTCCGTGTGGCTGAGGCGATGCCCGGTGGTACGGTGTATTTCTGGCAAGGCTGGGACAGCGCCATGGACACCTGGCCCTGGATCGTCGCGCTGGTCGTCAGTTGCCTGGTGGGCGTGCTGGTCAAGGCCGAGCGCCTGGCAGGCGCGATAGTACCCACCCTGGGCCAGGGCGTTCTTTGGTCCATAGGCGCGGTGGTCTGCGCCGGGGTCGCCTGGCAGGCCTGGCGCCCGTTTGCTCACCAGTACCGGGTGCAGGATGAACGTCTGAGCCAACGCTTACCCCGCTGGATCAGCCCTACCCACTTGCCGTTACTGCCCTTGCGCGACTTGGTGCCGGGGCTGGTGGTGGCGGTGGCCCTGGGTTATGTGTTCGGCCCCTTCGCCAGCTTGACCCTGGTGGCCGTGCTGGCGTTGATCGGCTGGATCAAGCGCCCCCTCACAAACCACCACTCGCCCTGGACTGCCCGTCATCCTGGCTGGGCCATCGTGGGCACCGCGTTGTGCGTGGTGGCCGGCGTCACGCTCTATGCCGGCTTGAACATGCTCGACAACCAGCACCTGGTCACCCGTAACCAGGGCCTGCAACAGTGGACCGAACGCCTGTGCAGCCGCATGCCGCGCAACGCGGCGCAATGCCAGGCTCCCGCGACCCAGGCCCAGTGGTATGGCCAGGAGGCCCGGCGATGA
- a CDS encoding sugar diacid recognition domain-containing protein, which produces MFELDHDLAQDIVDRTMAILPYNVNVMDSQGLILGSGEAERINTRHEGAQLVLANGRVVEIDGQTAKHLKGVQPGINLPLMHDQRLIGVLGITGEPERLRTYAELVRMTAEMLVSHRHQQAEQQWRRQRCDDLLALLLADSGDSPRLVDEAQQLGLKPQLARSPYLFELGAGQSAEALSTWLSSRYPDSWCVSSAQFSLLWCRPASAQVDNPRLLDKLEGLGWNVLRVAVGGQADGLAGLRRCYRRVGDLLAYGRDVLPRSRLLTLNRYRLPVMLWRHRNDDALDELLNPLRKVLAKDSNGQLLATLRSWCDHDGQSQACADALGIHRNSLRYRMERIAELSGVDPLTLDGMLALYLGVQLLPQSLSE; this is translated from the coding sequence ATGTTCGAGCTGGATCATGACCTGGCACAGGATATTGTCGATCGAACCATGGCGATTCTGCCCTACAACGTCAACGTCATGGACAGCCAGGGCCTGATTCTGGGCAGCGGTGAAGCCGAGCGCATCAACACCCGCCATGAAGGCGCGCAACTGGTGCTGGCCAATGGGCGCGTGGTGGAGATCGACGGCCAGACCGCCAAGCACCTCAAGGGCGTGCAGCCGGGGATCAACCTGCCGTTGATGCACGACCAACGGCTGATCGGTGTGTTGGGGATCACCGGCGAGCCGGAGCGGTTGCGCACCTACGCCGAACTGGTGCGCATGACTGCCGAAATGCTTGTCAGCCATCGGCACCAGCAAGCCGAGCAACAATGGCGGCGCCAGCGGTGCGATGACCTGCTGGCACTGCTCCTGGCCGACAGCGGTGACTCGCCACGGTTGGTCGATGAGGCACAACAACTGGGGCTCAAACCGCAGCTGGCGCGTAGCCCGTACCTGTTTGAGCTGGGCGCGGGCCAATCGGCAGAGGCCTTGAGCACCTGGTTGAGTTCGCGTTACCCGGACAGCTGGTGCGTCAGTTCGGCGCAGTTTTCATTGTTGTGGTGCCGGCCCGCGTCGGCGCAGGTGGACAACCCGCGGTTGCTGGACAAGCTCGAAGGCCTGGGCTGGAATGTTCTGCGCGTAGCGGTGGGTGGGCAGGCCGACGGGCTGGCCGGGCTGCGCCGTTGCTACCGGCGCGTGGGCGACTTGCTGGCCTACGGCCGTGACGTACTGCCCCGTTCGCGGCTGCTGACGCTCAACCGTTACCGCCTGCCGGTAATGCTCTGGCGCCATCGTAACGACGACGCCCTCGACGAGCTGCTCAACCCCTTGCGCAAGGTACTGGCCAAGGACAGCAACGGCCAACTGCTCGCCACGCTGCGCAGTTGGTGCGACCACGACGGGCAAAGCCAGGCCTGCGCCGACGCCTTGGGCATTCACCGCAACAGCCTGCGTTATCGCATGGAGCGCATCGCTGAACTCAGCGGCGTCGACCCCCTGACCCTGGACGGCATGCTCGCCCTGTACCTGGGCGTACAGCTGCTGCCGCAGTCTTTGTCGGAATGA
- a CDS encoding DUF1254 domain-containing protein, whose translation MIGKPARLLLASLSILMSTGAWADFTATPSEARAIAKEAYLYGFPVVEMYKTLYTQAVDKGGTHFKAPFNRIGHTAQVFTPKDTAPLTPNPDTPYSFVWMDLRSEPLVLTLPKIEDDRYYSVQLIDLYTQNFAYLGTRSTGNNGGHYMIAGPDWKGQQPVDVDRVIYSESNIAYALYRTQLFDDKDLNKVKQIQSGYKVQPLSSYVKQAAPTKPPKVDWPKPMATMTEGPQLFRYLNFMLSFAAPQDSEKDQLARFARIGIAPGLPFKVNQLSAEQRKALEDGISDARAEFAAFKKDKIDTHQVSSGDLHGSRDRLNNNYLYRYAGADLALFGNSGDEAAVLSYTLDSEGKPVNGARHSYALHFAKGQLPPADAFWSLTLYDAKTKLLVPNHKKRYLINSRMLPNLKLDADGGLTLALQHHEPPKAEQSNWLPAPPGPFFAVLRIYLPKPEVGNGQWKVPPLTPLK comes from the coding sequence ATGATTGGAAAACCTGCGCGCCTGCTGTTGGCGAGCCTCTCGATACTCATGAGTACCGGCGCCTGGGCCGATTTCACCGCCACCCCAAGCGAAGCGCGAGCCATTGCCAAGGAAGCCTATTTGTATGGTTTCCCGGTCGTCGAGATGTACAAGACGCTCTACACCCAGGCTGTTGATAAAGGCGGAACCCATTTCAAGGCGCCATTCAACCGTATCGGCCATACCGCCCAGGTGTTCACCCCCAAGGACACCGCGCCCCTGACCCCGAACCCCGACACGCCCTACTCGTTCGTATGGATGGACTTGCGCAGCGAGCCGTTGGTGCTGACCCTGCCCAAGATCGAAGACGACCGCTACTACTCGGTACAGTTGATCGACCTGTACACGCAGAACTTCGCCTATCTGGGGACCCGCAGCACGGGCAACAATGGCGGCCACTACATGATCGCCGGCCCGGATTGGAAGGGGCAGCAGCCGGTCGACGTGGACCGCGTGATATACAGCGAAAGCAACATCGCCTACGCCCTGTATCGCACGCAGTTGTTTGATGACAAGGACCTGAACAAGGTCAAGCAGATCCAGAGCGGCTACAAAGTGCAGCCCCTGAGCAGCTACGTAAAGCAGGCCGCCCCGACCAAGCCGCCGAAAGTCGACTGGCCCAAGCCGATGGCGACCATGACCGAAGGTCCGCAGCTGTTTCGCTACTTGAACTTCATGCTGAGCTTCGCCGCGCCTCAGGACAGTGAGAAAGACCAACTGGCGCGCTTTGCCAGGATCGGCATCGCCCCAGGCTTACCGTTCAAGGTCAATCAGCTCAGCGCCGAACAGCGTAAAGCGCTGGAAGATGGCATCAGCGATGCCCGCGCTGAATTCGCCGCGTTCAAAAAGGACAAGATCGACACCCACCAGGTCAGCAGCGGCGATCTGCACGGCAGCCGAGATCGCCTGAACAACAACTACCTGTACCGCTACGCCGGTGCGGACCTGGCACTCTTCGGCAACTCAGGCGACGAAGCGGCGGTGCTGAGCTACACCCTCGACAGCGAGGGCAAGCCGGTCAACGGCGCGCGCCACAGCTACGCGCTGCACTTCGCCAAGGGCCAACTGCCACCGGCCGACGCGTTCTGGTCACTGACGCTCTACGACGCCAAGACCAAATTGCTGGTGCCGAACCACAAAAAACGCTACCTGATCAATTCGCGGATGCTGCCCAACCTCAAACTGGACGCAGACGGTGGCCTGACCCTGGCGCTACAGCACCACGAGCCGCCCAAGGCGGAACAGAGCAATTGGTTGCCTGCCCCGCCCGGCCCATTCTTCGCGGTGCTGCGCATCTATCTGCCCAAACCAGAGGTGGGTAACGGTCAGTGGAAGGTGCCGCCGCTGACACCGTTGAAATAA